The Microcoleus sp. AS-A8 genome has a window encoding:
- a CDS encoding GAF domain-containing protein, translating into MNLDHLFKWHESPQNQADLRPLQPINFAQKTDQTEDFQTLQPKRVDVEDLLTLYDRLPCICFALNSAKIMIAVSQFASDCLGYEVFELAQQPISEVFYGQDQASGQAKLTAVQQQSHPITQWETRLVRKNGSVLWVRAKASLMPNTQSEPIITLICEDITEYKQAQEVKQQSQLSLMATVEESRQHSEEALQQQFLRQQLLGAIAQRIHQSLNLDKILNTTVDEVRQVLACDRVIIFRLHADGSGVIVVESVDSDWRPISGISIDDRHFAQAYITLYKQGRVQAIEDIYTANLTPCHRDLLAQFQVRANLVVPMVHEEQLWGLLVAQQCSKSRTWQSLEIDLLTSLATQAAIAIQQSELYQQAQTEIAQRQQAEASLQQQFQRERLVSAISGRIRQSLNLEEILNATADEVRQVLQTDRVVIFRFEPDWSGNVVVESVASSCFSILGRNIYDPCFKQSYIVPYQQGRVKAIEDIYTANIDPCHLNLLTQLQVRANLVVPILQNEQTLQNQTSPCPEGDKEDAPIPNRLWGLLIAHHCTEPRTWGQWEMDLLTSLASQVAIALQQSQLYEQAQYQRQREQALNQLTQAIRRSLDLQTIFSTATCEIENLLEVDCVQIMQYLPEQKLWVSVAESCKGLSTPVCQSLEISDENNPIADRLKRLEVVRIDDIHLLQDEVNNGCVPTLPRPWLMVPLHFSDSMWGALALVMNTESYHWQDSQVELICKVADQLAIALQQAELYKQSCTAMAHAQSQAQQLEQTLIELRQTQAQLVQSEKMSSLGQLVAGVAHEINNPVSFIYGNLMHASDYAQDILGLLQLYQQYYPHPVPEIEGEIAAIDLDFLLEDLPKLLSSMKVGAERICEIVAALRNFSRFAEAEIKPVDLHEGVDSTLMILQNRLKASGGHPEIKVIKEYGNLPLVECYAGQLNQVFMNLLSNAIDAIDEQNQTLTPGQINANPSYIRVCTELCNDYEVAIRIADNGPGIAEDVKARLFDPFFTTKPVGTGTGLGLSISYQIVVEKHGGQLHCYSQLGQGTEFVIQIPIQQPPKKP; encoded by the coding sequence ATGAACCTCGATCATCTATTTAAGTGGCATGAGTCTCCTCAGAATCAAGCCGACCTCAGACCGCTTCAGCCCATTAACTTTGCTCAAAAAACGGATCAGACTGAAGACTTCCAAACCCTACAGCCCAAGAGAGTAGATGTAGAAGACCTTCTTACCCTCTACGATCGTCTTCCCTGCATTTGTTTCGCGCTCAACTCCGCGAAAATCATGATAGCAGTCAGCCAATTCGCCTCTGATTGTCTAGGTTATGAGGTTTTTGAGCTAGCCCAACAGCCCATCAGCGAGGTTTTTTATGGGCAAGACCAAGCCAGTGGTCAAGCTAAATTGACGGCAGTACAACAACAGTCGCATCCGATTACTCAATGGGAAACTCGCCTTGTCCGCAAGAATGGGAGCGTGCTGTGGGTGAGAGCCAAGGCTAGCTTAATGCCTAACACTCAATCCGAGCCAATTATCACTCTAATTTGTGAAGATATTACCGAGTACAAGCAAGCCCAGGAAGTAAAGCAACAGAGTCAGTTGTCGTTGATGGCTACTGTAGAGGAGAGTCGTCAGCACTCAGAAGAAGCACTGCAACAGCAATTTCTCCGGCAGCAGTTGTTAGGGGCGATCGCACAACGCATTCATCAGTCCTTAAACCTGGACAAAATTCTCAACACCACGGTGGATGAAGTGCGGCAGGTTTTAGCCTGCGATCGCGTGATTATCTTCCGCCTTCATGCCGATGGCAGTGGGGTGATTGTCGTAGAATCGGTAGACTCTGACTGGAGGCCGATTTCAGGAATCAGCATTGATGACCGTCACTTTGCACAAGCCTATATCACCCTATACAAACAAGGGAGAGTTCAGGCGATAGAAGATATCTACACCGCAAATTTAACACCCTGTCACCGCGATCTACTCGCTCAGTTTCAAGTGAGAGCGAACCTCGTCGTGCCAATGGTTCATGAAGAGCAATTGTGGGGGTTGTTAGTTGCCCAACAATGTTCCAAATCCCGGACGTGGCAGTCGTTGGAAATTGATTTACTCACTTCCCTCGCCACCCAAGCAGCGATCGCCATTCAGCAATCTGAACTTTACCAACAAGCCCAAACAGAAATTGCTCAACGCCAACAGGCAGAAGCCTCCCTACAGCAGCAGTTTCAGCGGGAACGCCTAGTCAGCGCGATTTCAGGGCGCATTCGCCAATCGTTAAACCTGGAGGAAATCCTGAATGCGACGGCAGATGAAGTGCGACAAGTGCTGCAAACAGACCGAGTCGTGATTTTTCGCTTCGAGCCGGATTGGAGTGGAAATGTCGTCGTAGAATCTGTGGCGTCGAGTTGCTTCTCGATTCTGGGAAGAAACATTTATGACCCTTGTTTTAAGCAGTCCTATATCGTGCCTTACCAACAGGGTCGGGTCAAGGCGATCGAAGATATCTACACCGCCAATATAGACCCGTGTCATTTGAATTTACTGACTCAGTTGCAGGTGCGAGCGAACCTCGTCGTGCCGATTCTACAGAACGAACAAACCCTTCAGAATCAAACTTCCCCTTGCCCAGAGGGGGATAAAGAGGATGCTCCCATCCCAAATCGATTGTGGGGATTGCTGATTGCTCATCACTGCACGGAACCCCGGACATGGGGACAATGGGAGATGGACTTGCTCACGTCCTTAGCCTCCCAAGTTGCGATCGCCCTCCAGCAAAGCCAACTTTATGAACAAGCTCAGTATCAGCGTCAACGGGAACAAGCTCTCAATCAACTGACTCAAGCCATCCGTCGTTCTTTAGACTTACAAACCATTTTTTCTACAGCTACTTGTGAGATTGAGAACCTACTAGAAGTAGACTGCGTTCAAATCATGCAATACTTACCTGAACAGAAGCTGTGGGTTAGTGTTGCTGAGTCTTGCAAAGGCTTATCTACTCCAGTGTGCCAAAGTCTGGAAATTTCTGATGAAAATAATCCGATCGCTGACCGACTCAAGCGATTAGAAGTTGTTCGGATTGACGATATTCATCTTTTGCAGGATGAGGTCAACAACGGCTGTGTTCCAACACTTCCGCGCCCTTGGTTAATGGTGCCACTGCACTTTAGTGACTCCATGTGGGGGGCACTAGCGCTGGTGATGAATACTGAATCGTACCATTGGCAGGATTCCCAGGTGGAATTAATTTGTAAGGTAGCAGACCAGTTAGCGATCGCTTTGCAACAAGCCGAACTCTACAAGCAAAGTTGTACGGCAATGGCACACGCCCAATCACAAGCTCAACAACTCGAACAAACCTTGATTGAACTTCGCCAAACCCAAGCTCAACTGGTGCAGAGCGAAAAAATGTCCAGTCTGGGACAACTGGTAGCTGGCGTGGCTCACGAAATTAACAACCCCGTGAGCTTCATCTATGGCAATCTCATGCATGCCAGTGACTACGCCCAAGACATTTTGGGTTTACTCCAGCTTTATCAGCAGTACTATCCCCATCCCGTGCCAGAAATTGAGGGGGAAATTGCAGCGATTGACTTGGATTTTCTGCTGGAAGACTTACCTAAACTTCTAAGTTCCATGAAGGTTGGAGCCGAGCGGATTTGTGAAATTGTGGCCGCGTTGCGGAATTTCTCCCGCTTTGCCGAAGCAGAAATTAAACCCGTCGATCTGCATGAAGGTGTCGATAGTACCCTGATGATTCTGCAAAATCGCCTGAAGGCTTCCGGAGGGCATCCTGAAATTAAAGTGATTAAAGAATATGGCAACTTGCCACTCGTCGAGTGTTATGCAGGGCAGCTCAACCAAGTGTTTATGAATTTACTCAGCAACGCGATCGATGCCATTGATGAGCAAAACCAAACCCTAACCCCTGGCCAAATCAACGCCAATCCCAGCTACATCCGAGTCTGTACAGAACTGTGCAACGACTATGAGGTCGCCATTCGCATTGCCGATAACGGCCCAGGAATCGCCGAAGATGTCAAAGCTAGACTCTTCGACCCGTTCTTTACGACCAAACCCGTGGGAACGGGTACAGGCTTGGGGTTGTCGATTAGTTATCAGATTGTCGTGGAAAAGCACGGGGGTCAACTACACTGCTATAGCCAGTTGGGTCAAGGGACTGAGTTTGTGATTCAGATTCCCATCCAACAACCCCCTAAAAAGCCCTAG